One Aegilops tauschii subsp. strangulata cultivar AL8/78 chromosome 7, Aet v6.0, whole genome shotgun sequence genomic window carries:
- the LOC141026786 gene encoding serine/threonine-protein phosphatase 7 long form homolog — MVKTYARVYMWYVISRTMFADGTGKNAPWMWLKALTVFDSKWSWGSATLAYLYRQLDEACCRHTGGIGGCLLALSIWSWERLPVGRPKTVKYEDWDDKDDPLRLPTWAYKWDVLNETTDDPSVMYKLYKSELDAITPEQVEWEPYGKGESFGNPIEFRLNPMCTRDRDLWHMWCPLICNWAVELHLPHRVFRQFGLFQPHPPEWEDTDKLLHT, encoded by the exons ATGGTGAAGACAtatgctcgtgtctacatgtggtacgtgatatccaggacaatgtttgctgatggcacaggcaagaatgctccatggatgtggctgaaggcgttgaccgtcttcgatagcaaatggagttggggttcggcgacactggcttacttgtatcgacag TTGGACGAAGCCTGTTGTAGGCACACTGGAGGTATTGGTGGTTGTCTGCTCGCACTTTCcatatggagctgggagcgtttgccggttggacgaccgaagaccgtgaagtacgaggattgggatgataaagacgacccactacggctccccacttgggcttacaagtgggatgtgttaaatgagacgacggatgatccctcggtaatgtacaagttgtacaagagcgagctggacgcgatcacgcctgagcag gtggaatgggagccgtatggaaaaggagagagttttggtaaccctatagagttcaggctgaatccgatgtgcactagggatagggatctctggcatatgtggtgcccactgatatgcaactgggcggttgagcttcacctgccacatcgggtgttccgccagtttggtttgttccagccacacccgccggagtgggaggacacggacaagttgctacacacgtaa
- the LOC109780140 gene encoding WAT1-related protein At4g01440-like: MGSGGLLLPTVVMLLLNVLSAVMVALVKVAMAGGLDPLVLVTLQQLAAAIFLGPIAHFTEGKSRPKMTLEIFAYLFVSAALGAAMRQYMVFVGLRYTTATFVSAFSNIAPVLTFVLAVATRSESLHLRATTGAAKLALVEKEASIRPR; the protein is encoded by the exons ATGGGGAGCGGCGGGTTGTTGTTGCCGACCGTGGTGATGCTGTTGCTCAACGTGTTGTCGGCGGTGATGGTGGCGCTGGTCAAGGTGGCCATGGCCGGCGGCCTCGACCCGCTCGTGCTCGTCACGCTGCAGCAGCTCGCCGCCGCCATCTTCCTCGGCCCCATCGCGCATTTCACAGAGGG CAAGTCGAGGCCCAAGATGACGCTCGAGATCTTCGCCTACCTCTTCGTCAGCGCCGCGCTCGG GGCGGCGATGAGGCAGTACATGGTCTTCGTGGGGCTGCGCTACACCACGGCGACCTTCGTCAGCGCCTTCTCCAACATCGCGCCCGTGCTCACCTTcgtgctcgccgtcgccaccCGCTCCGAGTCGCTCCACCTCAGGGCCACCACCGGTGCCGCCAAGctcgcactagtagaaaaagaggcttccatacgcccccgttag